The following proteins are encoded in a genomic region of Grus americana isolate bGruAme1 chromosome 5, bGruAme1.mat, whole genome shotgun sequence:
- the LOC129207293 gene encoding vitamin D 25-hydroxylase isoform X5 has product MGGQVQKEIDLVIGPNKMPALEEKCKMPYTEAVLHEVLRFCNIAPLGIFHATSKDTVVRGYSIPEGTTVITNLYSVHFDEKYWSNPEVFCPERFLDSSGQFVKKDAFIPFSLGRRHCLGEQLARMEMFLFFTSLLQRFHLCFPHGVIPDLKPRLGMTLQPQPYLICAERR; this is encoded by the exons GGCAAGttcaaaaagaaattgattTAGTCATCGGCCCAAACAAAATGCCTGCCTtagaagagaaatgcaaaatgccATACACTGAGGCTGTTCTACATGAAGTTCTAAGATTCTGTAATATAGCTCCACTAGGTATTTTTCATGCAACTTCCAAAGATACTGTTGTGCGTGGTTACTCTATTCCTGAAGGCACTACAGTCATTACAAACCTCTACTCTGTTCATTTTGACGAAAAATACTGGAGCAATCCAGAAGTGTTTTGTCCTGAGAGATTTTTGGACAGCAGCGGGCAGTTTGTCAAGAAAGAtgcatttattcctttttcactAG GAAGAAGACATTGTCTTGGAGAACAACTAGCTcgaatggaaatgtttttgttttttacttcaTTACTACAACGATTTCACCTGTGTTTTCCTCATGGAGTGATTCCAGATCTCAAACCAAGATTAGGCATGACATTACAACCACAGCCATACCTCATCTGTGCAGAAAGACGGTGA